GCGGTGGAGCGAATCGGTCTGCGCCGAGTGCGGTACGAACCCGGCGGCGATGCCACGCGTGGAGACGACCGGCGTCGCGGTGGGTCGGCTGCGGGACTCCGACACCGTGTTGGCCGCGGGCGCGGTCGATGCGGTGTGCGAACAGATCGTCGCGGGCGCCGACCAGGACGGCGACGTCCTCGTGTTGTGCGGCACGACTCTGATCGTGTGGGTGACGATCAGTGAGTTCCGTGAGGTGCCCGGCCTCTGGACGCTGCCACACACCGCCGCGGGCAAGCTCCAGATCGGCGGGCCGAGTAACGCGGGTGGTTTGTTCCTCGGCTGGGTGGACCGCCTCGTCGGAAACGGCGACGTCGACCCCGGGCGGGTGCCGGTGTGGTCGCCCTACCTGCGCGGTGAACGCGTCCCGCTGCACGATCCCGATCGCCGCGGCGTGCTCGACGGGCTGAACCTCACCCACGACGGTGCCTCGGTGCGACGCGCCGCCTATGAGGCGTCGGGATTCGTTGTGCGGCAGATCGTCGAGATGAGCGGCGCCCGGGCGACGCGCATTGTCGCGACGGGCGGCGGCACGCGCGTCGCGCCGTGGATGCAGGCCATCGCCGACGCCACCGGGCTGCCCGTGAGCGTGTCGGGCGTCGCCGAGGGCGCCGCGCTGGGTGCGGCGTTTTTGGCACGGATGGCGGCCGGACTCGAAACCGCCGTCGGCGACGCCGCGCGATGGGCCTCTGTCGACCGCATCGTAGAACCCGACCCCGCGTGGACCGACCCGGTAGAAGACCGGTACGCCAGGTTCCTCGAACTGGCAGGCGGACCTAGCGCTTGATCGCGGACAGGTAGCTCATGTCGGCGAAGAAGCCCATCGCACTGTCCTCCGGGAATTCGAACCCGTTGGCGGCGTAGGCGTCCCGCATCGCCTGCGCTGAGACGTCCCAACCTTTGGCGGTGAGGTAGTCGATGACGTCATTGCGCTCGTCGCGATAGATCAGCTCCGACATCTCGATGTCGTGACCGTACTTCTTGAGCCGGTCCGCGATCTCCTGCGACCTTTCGTCGGAGAACGCGCTGATGTCCGGGATGTGCTCGGTCGCGACACGGCTACCGGGCGCGCTGAGCTCGTCGATGCGGTCGAACAACAGGTCCTGAGCGTCGGGTGGCAGGTAGATCAGTAATCCCTCGGCGATCCACGCCGTCGGCTGGGTGGCGTCGAAGCCGTTATCCACCAGCGCTTTCGGCCAGTCCTCGCGGAGGTCGATCGCGATCGGTCGCCGGTCGGCGGCAGGCTCGGCGCCCAATTGCGCCAACGTGTCGCTCTTGAACGCGATGACCTCGGGCTGGTCCAGCTCGTAGACAGTGGTCCCCGCGGGCCACGCCAGCCGATACGCACGCGCGTCCAGCCCCGCGGCAAGGATCACGGCCTGCCGCACACCGGCGGCGGCCGCGTCGGTGAACAATGTGTCGAAATGGCGTGTGCGCACTGCCATTCCCTCTGCTGCGTTGCGCACGTTGAACCGAGGGTCGACCTCGTCGAGGTCGATCTCGCCGTCGAGTGCGCGGATGAAGAAGTCCATTCCGACGGCGCGCACCAACGGCTCGGCATACGGGTCGTGGATGAGTTCCTCACGGTTGCTCAGCGCCCGTTGCGCGGCGACCATCGTCGCTGTCGATCCGACGCTGGACGCCAGATCCCATGAATCGTTGTCGGTGCGTGGCATGGATTCCTACTTTCGAGTCGCGATGACTGCAAGCGAATCGCGGAGTGGTACAAGGGCTTCGGTGTCGGGAAACTCGCGGCCATACCCGGCGAACACCTCCGGGCGGCGACGGGCTGAGACGTTCCAGCCGTGCTCGCCCAGGTATTCGACGACCCCGTTGCGCTCACCGTCGTAGAACAACTTCGTGATGTCCATATCGGGGGCGTCACCCCAGCGGTCCTTCATGTCCTTGAGCCGCGCGCCGATGCTGGCGGCGGCGTCGGGGTGATACTCGGTGGCCAGCCGGCTGCCCCGCGCGCTGAGTGCCGTGATGTCGTCGAACAGCCGGTCCTGTGCGTCCGGCGGCAGATAGACCAGCAGACCTTCGGCACTCCAGGCCGTCGGCTGATGTGGGTCGAAACCACTGCCGCGCAACGCCTTCGGCCAGTCCTCACGCAGGTCGATGCCGACCGTGCGCTGTTCGGCGGCAGGGGTGGCACCGATGGACTCCATCGTCGCGCACTTGAACTCGATCACCTGGGGCTGGTCGATCTCGTAGACGACGGTGCCGTCCGACCATGACAGCCGGTAGGCGCGCGAATCCAGCCCCGACGCCAGAATCACGGCCTGGCGTATTCCGGCCGCGCCTGCCTCGGTGAAGAAGTCGTCGAAGAATCGCGTTCGCACCGCGATCGAGGTGGCGAGGAACGCCGGACCGCCGGGCTCGCCGTCGTCGGGCAATTCGACCTCCCCGTCGGCGAGCTTCGTGAAAAAGTCCAGGCCGACGGCGCGCACCAGCGCTGCGGCATAGGGGTCGTCGAACAGTGGGTCGGCATCACGACTCGCCACCGCGCGTGCCGCGGCCACCATCGTGGCGGTGGTGCCGACGCTGGACGCCAGATCCCAGCTGTCTCCTTCGGTTCGGCTGTCCGCCCGGCTCATGACCCGAGTATGCCCGTGACGTACTGCAGGTCACCGAATCGGGCGACGTCCTCGTCCTCTTCGGTGATTTCAGGCAATCCGTTCTCACTCAACAGCTGCTTGACACTCTGCCAAGAGACCTGCCAGCCGCGATCGGCCAGGTACGCCGACGCCTCGTTGCGGTCACCCAAGTAGATGAGGTCGGCGAAGTCGAGTTCGAAGCCGTGGTTCCGCCACTGCTGGGCGGCTTCCTGCATCCGCTCGATCGCCTTCTCGTGGTCCGCCGGATCGATGCCCGGCGTGCTCTCGACCGCGACGCGACTGCCGACGGCGCTGAGCTCGGTGATGGTGTCGAGCAGCTTGTCCTGTGCCTCCGGCGGCAGATAGCCCAACAGGCCCTCTGCGCTCCACGCGGTGGGCCTGCTCGGGTCGAACCCGGCGGCGATCAGTGCCGAGGGCCAGTCGAAGCGAAGATCCACCGCGACGGTCCGGCGGTCGGCAGTCGGCTCGGCGCCGAAGTCCGCGAGCGTCCTGGTCTTGAACTCGATGACCTCGGGCTGATCGATCTCGTAGACGGTCGTCCCCGCGGGCCACGCCAGCCGGTATGCCCGGGAGTCCAGGCCCGACGCCAGGATCACCGCCTGGCGGACCCCCGAGGCGGCGGCGTCTGCTGAATTGCCGCCTCCGACGGCGGCAGCAAAAAACTCGTCGAAGAACTTGGTCCGTACCGCCATGTTGTCGGTCATCCGCGCCATTCCGACGGATGCGTGGTCGACGTCGACATCCTCAGCGCGCAGCTCTCCACTTGCGAGCTTGGTGAAGAAGTCCACCCCGACCGCGCGGACCAGAGGTTCGGCGAACGGATCGTCGATCAATGCATCGTCGGCCTTGGTCGCGATCGCGCGCGCCGCGGCGACCATCGTCGCCGTCGCGCCGACGCTCGACGCGAGATCCCACGTGTCGTTCTCAGTCCTAGCCATCATCAGCCCCTAGTCGAAGAAGTCATTTACTTAGTGGATATAACGAGATAAGTCCCACGGTATGTTCCCCGGCTGAGAAGCAACTGTGAGTGCACATCGGGGCGGCAGGATGCAGGGCAAAGGAGCTGCAACTGTTAGTCTCGTAGACTGTTTGACGCGTGACTTCGCAGGCTGCGCGCCTGACGGACGTCGCTCATGATCGATACCCAGACTTAGCCAAGAACCCGCTGGTCAGACCAGCCACATTTGCATGCCGCTAGTCACAGGTCGGCTGCGCAGGAGGAAGAGTGCTTTCGGCTTTCATCTCGTCACTGCGGACAGTGGACCTGCGGCGCAAAATCCTCTTCACCATCGGCATCGTCATCCTTTACCGCGTGGGCGCCTCGATTCCGTCGCCCGGCGTCAACTACCCGAACGTTCAGCAGTGCATCGCGGAGGTCAGCGGCGGCGACTCGGGCCAGGTCTATTCACTGATCAACCTGTTCTCCGGCGGCGCACTACTGCAGCTCTCGGTGTTCGCGGTCGGCATCATGCCCTACATCACCGCCAGCATCATCGTGCAGCTGCTGACCGTCGTCATCCCGCGCTTCGAGCAGCTGCGTAAAGAGGGCCAGGCCGGCCAGACGAAGATGACGCAGTACACGCGTTATCTGTCGATCGCCCTGGCGCTGCTGCAATCCACCAGCATCGTCGCGCTGGCCGCCAACGGTGGCCTTCTTCAGGGCTGCACGCTCGACATCATTCAGGGCCAGAGCGACGGCCTGAACATCTTCACGCTCGTCGTGATGGTGCTGGTGATGACCGCGGGGGCCGCGCTGGTGATGTGGATGGGCGAGCTGGTGACCGAGCGCGGCATCGGCAACGGCATGTCGCTGATGATCTTCGCCAGCATCGCGTCGGCGATCCCCGGCGAGGGCAAGTCCATCCTGGACAGCCGCGGCGGTCTGGTGTTCACCATGGTCTGCCTGGCCACCCTGGGCATCGTCGTCGGCGTGGTGTTCGTGGAGCAGGGCCAGCGACGCATCCCGGTCCAGTACGCCAAGCGCATGGTCGGCAGGCGGATGTACGGCGGTACGTCGACCTATCTGCCGCTGAAGGTCAACCAGGCGGGTGTCATCCCGGTCATCTTCGCGTCGTCGCTGATCTACATCCCGCACCTGATCACGCAGCTGATCACCAGCGGTGACCCGAACGCGTCGAACAGCGGCTGGTCCAGGTTTGTCGCCGAGTACCTCACGAACCCCGCTGACCCGGTCTATATCGCGGTCTATTTCGGGCTCATCATCTTCTTCACGTACTTCTATGTGTCGATCACGTTCAACCCCGAGGAACGTGCCGACGAGATGAAGAAGTTCGGCGGGTTCATTCCAGGCATCCGTCCAGGTGCGCCCACCGCCGACTATCTGCGATATGTGCTCAATCGGATCACCCTGCCGGGCTCGATCTATCTGGGTGTCATCGCCGTGTTGCCGAACCTGTTCCTGCAGATCGGCAACACAGGCTCAGTGCAGAACCTGCCCTTCGGCGGTACTGCGGTTCTGATCATGGTCGGTGTCGGCTTGGATACGGTCAAACAGATCGAGAGCCAGCTGATGCAACGCAACTACGAAGGGTTCCTGAAGTGAGAGTCGTTCTACTCGGACCGCCCGGCGCGGGTAAAGGCACCCAGGCGCAGAAGCTCTCTGAGAAGCTCGGAATCCCGCAGATCTCGACCGGCGACCTGTTCCGCAAGAACATCAACGAAGGCACCGAGCTGGGGGTCGAGGCCAAGCGTTACCTTGACGCCGGCGACCTGGTGCCGAGCACCCTCACCAATGCACTCGTCGAAGACCGGATCGAGCAGGAGGACGCGGCCGCCGGGTTCATCCTCGACGGTTACCCGCGCTCGGTCGAGCAGGCCAAGGCCCTCGACGAGATGCTGAAGAACCACAACACCAAGCTCGACGCCGTGCTGGAGTTCGCCGTCTCAGAGGACGAGCTCTTCACGAGGCTCAAGGCCCGTGGCCGCGACGACGACACCGAAGACGTCATCCGCAACCGGATGCAGGTCTACCGGGACGAGACCGAGCCGCTGCTCGAGTATTACTCCCACAACAACCTCCAGACCGTCGATGCCGTGGGCCCGCTGGACGAGGTGTTCGCCCGGGCGCTACGAGCGCTCGGCAAGTAGTTCGGTCATGGGTCTGCCAGGGCTGCGGAGCCGCCGGGTCGTGCCGCAGCGCACCCCCGCCGAACTCGACGCGATGGCCGCTGCGGGTGCACTGGTTGCCTCCGCGTTGGCCGCGGTCCGCGAAGCCGCGGTCCCCGGTGTGTCCACGCTCGCGCTCGACGAGATCGCCGAAGCGGTGATCCGCGACGGTGGCGGCACCCCGTCGTTCCTCGGCTACCATGGCTTTCCGGCCAGCATCTGCTCGTCGGTCAATGATCGTGTAGTGCACGGCATTCCGTCCGCGGACGACATCCTCTCATCGGGCGATTTGGTGTCCATCGATTGCGGGGCGATCCTCGATGGTTGGCACGGCGACTCCGCGGTCACCTTCGGTATCGGTCCGTTGATTGCCGTCGACGAAGCGCTGTCCGCAGCCACCCGCGAGGCCATGGAGGCGGGCATCGCCGCCATGGTGCCCGGCAACCGGCTCACCGACGTCTCCCACGCGATCGAGGTCGAGTCGCATGCCGCCGAGAAGCGGTACGGCCGCAAGTTCGGGATCGTCGGCGGCTACGGCGGGCACGGCATCGGTAGGCAGATGCACATGGACCCGTTCCTGCCCAACGAAGGGGCGCCCGGAAGGGGCCCGCATCTGGCGGCTGGTTCGGTACTGGCCATCGAACCGATGCTCACGCTGGGCACCACGAAGACCGTTGTGCTCAAAGACCAGTGGACCGTCGTCACGGCGGACGGATCCCGCGCCGCCCACTGGGAACACACCGTCGCCGTCACCGACGACGGGCCGCGGATCCTCACGTCGCTCTAGAGCGCCCTCACCTCTGTGCCGCGACTGCGACACTGAACCGGATGACCCGCAACCTCGTATTACCAACGGAGGTTGAAATTTGGACGACCCGGGGACCGCAGAAAGCCAGGTCATGCGGGTGCTCTATCAGGAGCACGCCGCAGTTCTCTGGCGCTATGTCGTGCGGCTCACCGGGGATGCAGCTCGAGCGGAGGATGTCGTGCAGGAGACGCTACTGCGTGCGTGGCGCCATCCCGAGGTGACCGGCGACAGCGAGAGATCCGCGCGGGCGTGGCTGTTCACCGTCGCGCGTAACCTCGTCATCGACGAGAGACGAAGCGCGAGGTTCCGCAGCGAATCGGGCACCCCCGACATGGAACAGGCGGCGGACCACGCGGGACCCGACGAGGTGGAGGCGGCGCTGGACCGCATGTTGCTCAGCGAGGCGCTGGCCCAGCTGTCCGAGGACCACCGCGCCGTCATCAGCCGCGCGTACTACCAGGGCGCTTCGACCGCCCAGATGGCTGCCGATCTGCAGATCGCCGAAGGGACCGTGAAATCGCGGCTGCACTACGGGATGCAGGCCCTGCGCCTGCGGCTGCAGGAGATGGGGGTGAGGAGATGACACTGTTCGGGCTACCGAAGGGTGGTGGCGACGTGGACGACGATCGCTATGCGACGTGGGACGCTGCCTACGTCCTCGGCGCGTTGTCCACCGACGAGCGCCTGGAGTACGAGGCGCACCTGCAGACGTGTCCGCGGTGCCGCGCCGCCGTCGAGGAACTGGGTGAAATCCCTCCGCTGCTCGCCAAACTGGACAAGGCCGACGTGGCCTGGCTCGACGGAGAACAGTCCGAGCCGCAGCTGCGACCGCAGATGCTGGACTCGCTGTTGCATCGCGTCAACGCGAGCCGCAGGCGCTCCCGCTGGATGACGACCGCCGCGCTGGCCGCCGCGGCTGCGGTGCTCGCCGTTGGACTGGTGATCGCCATTCGACCCGATGCGCTGGGATTTGGGACCGGTACCGACCAGATCGCCGGAACCGCGATGGAGATGTCGAAGGTGTCCGAGACACCGATCAACGCGACCATCAGCCTGACCGGCTACGGCTGGGGTACCCGCATCGACATGGCGTGCACGTACGGCGACTGGGGCAGGCGCGATGCACCGCCGCAGAATCTGGGCATGGTTGTGGTCGGCCGCGACGGTAGTCAAAGCCAGGTCGCGACGTGGCTGGGCTTGTCGGGCGCGACGGCGCTACCCAGCGCGAACACGCCCCTCCCGATCGACGAAATCGCTGCTGTGCAACTGGTTTCACCCGATTCGGGCCAGGTACTGCTCGAAAAACAGCTGTGATTCCAGACACCGGGTGAACCGAATCTTCCAGCCATTCGTGTCCTCTATATGGCAGGGCATCGAGTTGTCGACCACGTGGTCGGGTATCTCGCGTCGGCGGGGGTCGAATACATCTTCGGCGTCGACGGCGCGAACATCGAGGATCTGTACGACGCTGCGTTCTACCGCGCTGACATCACCGCGGTGCTGGCCAAGCACGAGTTCTCCGCTGCCACAATGGCCGACGGCTACAGCCGCAGCGGCGCCGGACTGGGCGTGGTCGCCGCGACGTCGGGCGGCGGATGCCTCAACACGGTTCCCGGCCTAGGCGAAGCTTATGCAAGCCGGGTGCCGGTGCTGGCACTCATCGGGCAGGCCCCGACGACACTCGACGGTCGAGGTGCGTTCCAGGACACCAGCGGCCGCAACGGTGCACTCGACGGGCAGGCGCTGTTCTCGGCGGTGTCGGTCTATTGCCGGCGTGTGACGACCCCAGAAGACATCATCACGGCGCTGCCGGAGGCCATTGCCGCAGCGAAGACGGGCGGTCCCGCAGTCCTGTTGTTGCCCAAGGATATTCAGCAGGCGGCAATGAAGGCCGTGAACGGTGCCGACATCTCGATCACTCAACGCGACGTACACACCGGTGATCCGCATCCGATTGTGCGCGCACTTCGGCGGGTCGACGGTCCGGTCACGATCATCGCCGGTGAACAGGTGGCCCGAGACGACGCCCGTGCCGAACTCGAACAGCTGCGGGCACTGCTGCGGGCGCGGGTGGCATGCGTGCCCGACGCCAAAGACGTCGCGGGCACACCGGGGATGGGCTCGTCGTCCGCCCTCGGCGTGACCGGTGTGATGGGCCATCCCAGCGTGGCGACCGCCATCGCCGAAAGCGCCCTGTGCCTCGTGGTCGGCACCCGGCTGTCGGTGACGGCGCGCGCCGGTCTGGACCATGCGCTGCGGTCGACGAACGTCTACTCGATCGGGGCCGAGGCTCCCTTTCTGCCGTGGACCCACGTGCAAACCGACGACCTGCGCGGGTCGTTGTCCAGGCTCACCACGGCACTGTCAGGTCGCGGCAGGCCGCCCCGGCTCCGAGTCCCCGATGCGGTGCGCCGCACGGAGTTGCACCCACCCGCGCACGGCGGGCCGGGGATTCGGTATCGCGACGCGATGACGTTGCTCGACCGGATGCTGCCCGACGGCGTCGACGTCGTCGTCGACGCGGGCAACATCGGCGCTGCGGCCATACATCACCTGCCGGTCCGCCGTGACGGCCGGTTCATCGTCGCGCTGGGGATGGGCGGTATGGGGTACAGCTTCGGTGCCGGTATCGGCGTGGCGTTCGGCAACGCCGCCGATCCGAACAGCCGCACCGTCGTCATCTCGGGCGATGGCTCGTTCTTCATGCACGGCATGGAGATTCACACCGCGCTGCAGTACAGACTGCCCGTCACCTTTCTACTGTTCGACAACCACGCGCACGCGATGTGTGTGACGCGCGAACAGCAGTTCTACGGCGACCTGTACAGCTACAACCGGTTCGGGCCGAGCCGGCTGGGCGCCGGACTCGCAGCAATGTTCCCGGACCTGCGTTCGGTGGACGTCGACGATATCGGCGCCCTGCCCGCCGCGCTCGAGACCGCATTCGGCGCGGAGGGCCCCTCGGTCGTGAGCATCGAGTGTTCCGCAGATGAAATCCCACCGTTCGCAGCATTTCTCGGCAACGACGCCGACGCTGACAAGAAGCCCGACATCACCAAGGAGGAGCACCCCTATGTCGCTGCCCGCACTTGAGGACATCGCGGTCGACCGCGGCACCACCGACCCGATCGACGGTGTGACCCGCGTCGAAACCTCTCCGAAGGAGAAGGCGACACCGATCATCATGGAGATGATGAGGTCGGTGTATCCCCACGACGAGGTGTTCGGAACATACTGCACCGTCAACGATTACGTCGACTGTCCGCCCGACGAGCTCTACGAATGGCTGGCGG
The sequence above is drawn from the Mycobacterium gallinarum genome and encodes:
- a CDS encoding xylulokinase, translated to MSAKAVTIGIDIGTTAVKAVAADEDGQVAARVRIPHRLRVPAPDQFEHDADEAWRRGPLAALAELRRPDAAAVAVTAMVPSLTAVDDEGRPLTPGLLYGDVRGRRDAGPDTTFLSGEAEEFLRWTVGEAPGAHGYWPAAAVANHVLAGEAIIDNSTASTAYPLFDGERWSESVCAECGTNPAAMPRVETTGVAVGRLRDSDTVLAAGAVDAVCEQIVAGADQDGDVLVLCGTTLIVWVTISEFREVPGLWTLPHTAAGKLQIGGPSNAGGLFLGWVDRLVGNGDVDPGRVPVWSPYLRGERVPLHDPDRRGVLDGLNLTHDGASVRRAAYEASGFVVRQIVEMSGARATRIVATGGGTRVAPWMQAIADATGLPVSVSGVAEGAALGAAFLARMAAGLETAVGDAARWASVDRIVEPDPAWTDPVEDRYARFLELAGGPSA
- a CDS encoding SAM-dependent methyltransferase encodes the protein MSRADSRTEGDSWDLASSVGTTATMVAAARAVASRDADPLFDDPYAAALVRAVGLDFFTKLADGEVELPDDGEPGGPAFLATSIAVRTRFFDDFFTEAGAAGIRQAVILASGLDSRAYRLSWSDGTVVYEIDQPQVIEFKCATMESIGATPAAEQRTVGIDLREDWPKALRGSGFDPHQPTAWSAEGLLVYLPPDAQDRLFDDITALSARGSRLATEYHPDAAASIGARLKDMKDRWGDAPDMDITKLFYDGERNGVVEYLGEHGWNVSARRRPEVFAGYGREFPDTEALVPLRDSLAVIATRK
- a CDS encoding adenylate kinase codes for the protein MRVVLLGPPGAGKGTQAQKLSEKLGIPQISTGDLFRKNINEGTELGVEAKRYLDAGDLVPSTLTNALVEDRIEQEDAAAGFILDGYPRSVEQAKALDEMLKNHNTKLDAVLEFAVSEDELFTRLKARGRDDDTEDVIRNRMQVYRDETEPLLEYYSHNNLQTVDAVGPLDEVFARALRALGK
- a CDS encoding sigma-70 family RNA polymerase sigma factor; its protein translation is MDDPGTAESQVMRVLYQEHAAVLWRYVVRLTGDAARAEDVVQETLLRAWRHPEVTGDSERSARAWLFTVARNLVIDERRSARFRSESGTPDMEQAADHAGPDEVEAALDRMLLSEALAQLSEDHRAVISRAYYQGASTAQMAADLQIAEGTVKSRLHYGMQALRLRLQEMGVRR
- the map gene encoding type I methionyl aminopeptidase yields the protein MGLPGLRSRRVVPQRTPAELDAMAAAGALVASALAAVREAAVPGVSTLALDEIAEAVIRDGGGTPSFLGYHGFPASICSSVNDRVVHGIPSADDILSSGDLVSIDCGAILDGWHGDSAVTFGIGPLIAVDEALSAATREAMEAGIAAMVPGNRLTDVSHAIEVESHAAEKRYGRKFGIVGGYGGHGIGRQMHMDPFLPNEGAPGRGPHLAAGSVLAIEPMLTLGTTKTVVLKDQWTVVTADGSRAAHWEHTVAVTDDGPRILTSL
- a CDS encoding class I SAM-dependent methyltransferase, whose amino-acid sequence is MARTENDTWDLASSVGATATMVAAARAIATKADDALIDDPFAEPLVRAVGVDFFTKLASGELRAEDVDVDHASVGMARMTDNMAVRTKFFDEFFAAAVGGGNSADAAASGVRQAVILASGLDSRAYRLAWPAGTTVYEIDQPEVIEFKTRTLADFGAEPTADRRTVAVDLRFDWPSALIAAGFDPSRPTAWSAEGLLGYLPPEAQDKLLDTITELSAVGSRVAVESTPGIDPADHEKAIERMQEAAQQWRNHGFELDFADLIYLGDRNEASAYLADRGWQVSWQSVKQLLSENGLPEITEEDEDVARFGDLQYVTGILGS
- a CDS encoding anti-sigma factor family protein; the encoded protein is MTLFGLPKGGGDVDDDRYATWDAAYVLGALSTDERLEYEAHLQTCPRCRAAVEELGEIPPLLAKLDKADVAWLDGEQSEPQLRPQMLDSLLHRVNASRRRSRWMTTAALAAAAAVLAVGLVIAIRPDALGFGTGTDQIAGTAMEMSKVSETPINATISLTGYGWGTRIDMACTYGDWGRRDAPPQNLGMVVVGRDGSQSQVATWLGLSGATALPSANTPLPIDEIAAVQLVSPDSGQVLLEKQL
- a CDS encoding class I SAM-dependent methyltransferase — its product is MPRTDNDSWDLASSVGSTATMVAAQRALSNREELIHDPYAEPLVRAVGMDFFIRALDGEIDLDEVDPRFNVRNAAEGMAVRTRHFDTLFTDAAAAGVRQAVILAAGLDARAYRLAWPAGTTVYELDQPEVIAFKSDTLAQLGAEPAADRRPIAIDLREDWPKALVDNGFDATQPTAWIAEGLLIYLPPDAQDLLFDRIDELSAPGSRVATEHIPDISAFSDERSQEIADRLKKYGHDIEMSELIYRDERNDVIDYLTAKGWDVSAQAMRDAYAANGFEFPEDSAMGFFADMSYLSAIKR
- the secY gene encoding preprotein translocase subunit SecY is translated as MLSAFISSLRTVDLRRKILFTIGIVILYRVGASIPSPGVNYPNVQQCIAEVSGGDSGQVYSLINLFSGGALLQLSVFAVGIMPYITASIIVQLLTVVIPRFEQLRKEGQAGQTKMTQYTRYLSIALALLQSTSIVALAANGGLLQGCTLDIIQGQSDGLNIFTLVVMVLVMTAGAALVMWMGELVTERGIGNGMSLMIFASIASAIPGEGKSILDSRGGLVFTMVCLATLGIVVGVVFVEQGQRRIPVQYAKRMVGRRMYGGTSTYLPLKVNQAGVIPVIFASSLIYIPHLITQLITSGDPNASNSGWSRFVAEYLTNPADPVYIAVYFGLIIFFTYFYVSITFNPEERADEMKKFGGFIPGIRPGAPTADYLRYVLNRITLPGSIYLGVIAVLPNLFLQIGNTGSVQNLPFGGTAVLIMVGVGLDTVKQIESQLMQRNYEGFLK
- a CDS encoding thiamine pyrophosphate-binding protein, which produces MAGHRVVDHVVGYLASAGVEYIFGVDGANIEDLYDAAFYRADITAVLAKHEFSAATMADGYSRSGAGLGVVAATSGGGCLNTVPGLGEAYASRVPVLALIGQAPTTLDGRGAFQDTSGRNGALDGQALFSAVSVYCRRVTTPEDIITALPEAIAAAKTGGPAVLLLPKDIQQAAMKAVNGADISITQRDVHTGDPHPIVRALRRVDGPVTIIAGEQVARDDARAELEQLRALLRARVACVPDAKDVAGTPGMGSSSALGVTGVMGHPSVATAIAESALCLVVGTRLSVTARAGLDHALRSTNVYSIGAEAPFLPWTHVQTDDLRGSLSRLTTALSGRGRPPRLRVPDAVRRTELHPPAHGGPGIRYRDAMTLLDRMLPDGVDVVVDAGNIGAAAIHHLPVRRDGRFIVALGMGGMGYSFGAGIGVAFGNAADPNSRTVVISGDGSFFMHGMEIHTALQYRLPVTFLLFDNHAHAMCVTREQQFYGDLYSYNRFGPSRLGAGLAAMFPDLRSVDVDDIGALPAALETAFGAEGPSVVSIECSADEIPPFAAFLGNDADADKKPDITKEEHPYVAART